In Thermococcus gorgonarius, the genomic window TCGAGGAAGACCCTGCCCAACTCGTATTCAACTTCCTCAGGAAAAGCCACCGAAGTTTCAGTTAGAGAAGCCTCATTGAACAGGGACGAGGCCTTCTTTCCACCACCAAGGACTCTCACGCCCATCCCAAATATCGCTCCCAGAATCAGCAGAGGGACCAGGATAAAGGGAAGGAGGAACCATGAGGACACGAAAGATGATGCCAAGCTGAGTATCGAAAGGGACGTTATTATGAAAACGATTGTGAAGAATGCTCCAGCAACCATAACACCCGTTGGATTCTCCTTAACGAGCACCTTTTTCATGAGGACCACCGTACTAAGATGGGCATAGAGCTTATTACCTTTTCCCATCGTAGGGAAAAGCTTTAACCCCGCACCTCTGAAACCCCGTGGTGATACCATGGTCAGACTTCCATTCCGAGATACCTATTACGAGCTCCGCCCGAGCAAGATAGTGGCTCTCGCTAAAAACTACGCCGAGCACGCTAAGGAGATGGAGAGCGATGTCCCGGAAAGACCGGTCTTCTTCCTGAAACCTCCAAGCTCGCTGATAGGCCCTGGAGAGCCGATAATTCTTCCAAGGATGAGCAAAAGGGTTGACCACGAGGTCGAGCTGGCGGTGATAATCGGAAAGCGCGCGAAGCGCGTTCCAGCGGAAAAGGCGATGGACTACGTTTTAGGTTACACCATAATGCTCGACATCACCGCCAGAGACCTTCAGGCAGAGGCGAAGAAAAAGGGCCTCCCCTGGACGATTTCCAAGGGCTTCGACACCTTCGCCCCGGTCGGGCCGAGGGTTGTTGACAGGCGCGAGTTGAACATTGACGACCTCGAAATCGGCCTTAAGGTGAACGGCCAGCTGA contains:
- a CDS encoding fumarylacetoacetate hydrolase family protein, with amino-acid sequence MVRLPFRDTYYELRPSKIVALAKNYAEHAKEMESDVPERPVFFLKPPSSLIGPGEPIILPRMSKRVDHEVELAVIIGKRAKRVPAEKAMDYVLGYTIMLDITARDLQAEAKKKGLPWTISKGFDTFAPVGPRVVDRRELNIDDLEIGLKVNGQLRQLGRTSQMVFKVPELIEYLSSVMTLEPGDIIATGTPAGVGPLRHGDKVEAWIEGIGRVEFDVLAEDSILC